A stretch of Ipomoea triloba cultivar NCNSP0323 chromosome 13, ASM357664v1 DNA encodes these proteins:
- the LOC116001764 gene encoding protein BIG GRAIN 1-like E: protein MSKKSLHWRNDSGELDVFEAAKYFADANEISSFAHRTHYEPWRGGRKSLDMAISFRKSSLILPPEMEKPQASNNNNIKKHKQPSSPGGRLASFLNSLFNQTKKKSKSKSGKDDEDESPGGVRRRRRSSISHFYSIRSSTTNAPSNPTMPPSNKGNSGFRTPPPCAYTPTKSYKDFAVFSDQQVINGLKNHKVIEPHGEKPNGVSSQKYKLMSTKNNSNNGDSRYPAEETEKRKFNGEDDDADSDTSSDLFDLPNSELLMDFYSSSGLPVYETTKMDSIKRSAPISTAAI from the exons aTGTCCAAGAAATCCCTGCACTGGAGAAATGACTCGGGGGAGCTTGATGTGTTTGAGGCTGCAAAATACTTTGCAGATGCCAATGAAATCTCATCTTTTGCACACAGGACTCACTATGAGCCCTGGAGAGGTGGACGAAAGAGCCTAGACATGGCCATTTCGTTCCGAAAATCGTCGCTAATTCTCCCACCCGAAATGGAAAAACCACAGGCctctaacaacaacaacatcaagAAGCACAAGCAGCCTAGCTCCCCAGGAGGCAGACTTGCCAGCTTCCTCAACTCCCTCTTCAACCAAACAAAGAAGAAATCGAAGTCGAAATCGGGgaaagatgatgaagatgaaagcCCCGGAGGGGTgaggagaagaaggagaagTAGCATCAGCCATTTTTATAGCATCAGAAGCTCCACAACTAATGCCCCTTCAAATCCCACCATGCCTCCCAGTAATAAAG GTAATTCTGGCTTTAGAACCCCTCCCCCCTGCGCATACACTCCCACAAAATCCTACAAAGACTTCGCCGTTTTCTCAGACCAACAAGTCATCAATGGGCTCAAGAATCACAAGGTGATTGAACCCCATGGGGAAAAGCCCAATGGGGTCTCATCACAGAAATACAAGCTCATGAGCACCAAGAATAACAGTAATAATGGAGATTCCAGATACCCAGCAGAAGAAACTGAGAAGAGAAAGTTCAATGGAGAAGATGATGATGCAGACAGTGACACCAGCTCTGATCTGTTCGATTTACCCAACAGTGAATTGCTGATGGACTTCTACTCCTCAAGTGGTTTGCCTGTTTATGAAACCACCAAAATGGATAGCATCAAGAGAAGTGCACCAATTTCCACTGCGGCAATTTGA